One Cellulomonas soli DNA window includes the following coding sequences:
- a CDS encoding phage holin family protein: MGFVVRVIVNGIAIWFATLIVPGLEIVGSSGGWNTVGIVLLIGLVFGIINAIVKPIVALLSLPLYILTLGLFTLVVNALMLMLTAWITEQTSWGLRIDNFGTAVLGALLISIVSLVLSALVGERDRV; encoded by the coding sequence ATGGGATTCGTCGTCCGCGTCATCGTCAACGGCATCGCGATCTGGTTCGCGACGCTGATCGTGCCCGGGCTGGAGATCGTCGGCTCGTCCGGCGGGTGGAACACCGTGGGGATCGTGCTGCTGATCGGGCTGGTGTTCGGCATCATCAACGCGATCGTCAAGCCGATCGTGGCCCTGCTCTCGCTCCCGCTCTACATCCTGACGCTGGGCCTGTTCACGCTGGTGGTCAACGCGCTCATGCTGATGCTGACCGCGTGGATCACCGAGCAGACCTCGTGGGGCCTGCGGATCGACAACTTCGGGACGGCCGTGCTGGGTGCCCTGCTGATCTCGATCGTGAGCCTGGTGCTCTCCGCGCTGGTCGGTGAGCGCGACCGCGTCTGA
- the hisC gene encoding histidinol-phosphate transaminase has product MTRVPLRKALADLPPYVPGARAPIGAAAYKLSSNENPYPPLPAVVAALADAAMDVNRYPDMYATELTAAIAGSLGVGAESVVTGNGSVAVLAHVLAAVCEPGDEVVLPWRSFEAYPIAVTLAGAVGVPVPLAAGGRLDLEALAAAVTPRTRVVLVCTPNNPTGPAVHADELATFLDAVPSDVLVVLDEAYVEFVRDPQAADGLAAFAAHPNVVVLRTFSKAYGLAGLRVGYAVARPRLAAGIRAASTPFGVSSLAQHAAIVSLRSVGELMARVDAIVVERDRMLGGLRAQGWDVPDSQANFVWLPLGDQASSFAAAAGRAGVLVRPFAGDGVRVSVGEPEATDLLLEFASTARH; this is encoded by the coding sequence GTGACGCGCGTCCCCCTCCGCAAGGCCCTCGCCGACCTCCCGCCGTACGTCCCCGGCGCGCGTGCACCGATCGGTGCGGCCGCGTACAAGCTGTCCTCGAACGAGAACCCGTACCCGCCGCTGCCCGCCGTCGTGGCCGCGCTCGCGGACGCCGCGATGGACGTCAACCGGTACCCCGACATGTACGCGACCGAGCTGACGGCGGCCATCGCCGGATCGCTCGGGGTCGGGGCCGAGTCGGTCGTCACGGGCAACGGGTCGGTCGCGGTGCTCGCGCACGTCCTGGCCGCGGTGTGCGAGCCGGGCGACGAGGTCGTCCTGCCATGGAGGTCGTTCGAGGCGTACCCGATCGCGGTCACGCTCGCCGGCGCCGTCGGTGTCCCGGTGCCGCTCGCCGCGGGCGGGCGGCTCGACCTCGAGGCGCTCGCGGCGGCCGTGACCCCGCGCACCCGTGTCGTGCTGGTCTGCACGCCGAACAACCCGACGGGTCCTGCGGTGCACGCCGACGAGCTCGCCACGTTCCTCGATGCCGTCCCCTCGGACGTGCTGGTGGTGCTCGACGAGGCGTACGTGGAGTTCGTCCGTGACCCGCAGGCCGCCGACGGTCTCGCCGCGTTCGCCGCGCACCCGAACGTCGTCGTGCTGCGCACGTTCTCCAAGGCGTACGGCCTGGCCGGCCTGCGCGTCGGCTACGCGGTCGCGCGGCCCCGGCTCGCGGCGGGCATCCGCGCGGCCTCGACCCCGTTCGGTGTGAGCTCGCTCGCCCAGCATGCGGCGATCGTGTCGCTGCGGTCCGTCGGCGAGCTGATGGCGCGCGTCGACGCGATCGTCGTCGAGCGCGACCGGATGCTCGGCGGCCTGCGTGCGCAGGGCTGGGACGTGCCGGACAGCCAGGCCAACTTCGTGTGGCTGCCGCTCGGGGACCAGGCGTCGTCGTTCGCGGCGGCGGCAGGCAGGGCCGGGGTTCTGGTCCGCCCGTTCGCCGGGGACGGCGTGCGTGTGAGCGTCGGGGAGCCCGAGGCGACCGACCTGCTGCTCGAGTTCGCCTCGACCGCGCGCCACTGA